Proteins found in one Pirellulales bacterium genomic segment:
- a CDS encoding dockerin type I domain-containing protein: protein MPRGRCVFLTAICGWILLAPRVDAQTLRVVTYNIDADTGGAAGQRGGPTAGPGLTTVLQAIGAENLAGNAQPIDVLALEELYKTPTTTLQYIVDQLNAIYGAGTYAYDATTDPTTGNSLTGNGPSGLIYNTHTVQDLGAVAIGPASSSGAPRDPMRYELAPVGYGSAANFYLYVDHAKSSSDSTEASDEARRNIEAQEVRADAATLGPHAHIIYAGDWNLNGASEAAYQTLVAPGAGQAFDPVNPAGDWSGASKFVGIFTESATALQYRDDLQLISGPMMNEYGMQQVPGSYTAFGNNGTTAYRHSVAAAGNTALSDLPNQSLVLSALTTATDHLPVVADYTFLGVPGDINTDGIVNSQDLALVSSDWLVSGTGVTGDLNGDGIVNSQDLAIVSSNWGATSDAVSTTGGSTNAAAVPEPTGLLTFACGAVIAALVMRWHRGKVTAK from the coding sequence ATGCCAAGAGGGCGCTGCGTTTTTCTTACGGCGATCTGTGGTTGGATTCTCCTGGCCCCACGTGTTGACGCACAGACGCTGCGCGTCGTTACCTACAACATCGATGCCGATACAGGCGGGGCCGCGGGCCAGAGAGGTGGACCCACAGCCGGACCCGGACTGACGACGGTCTTACAGGCGATCGGCGCCGAGAACCTGGCTGGTAACGCCCAGCCGATCGACGTGCTGGCGCTGGAAGAGCTCTACAAGACGCCCACGACCACTCTGCAGTACATCGTCGATCAGCTCAATGCGATCTACGGCGCCGGGACCTACGCCTACGACGCGACGACCGATCCCACGACCGGCAATTCGCTCACGGGCAACGGCCCGAGTGGATTGATTTACAACACGCATACCGTCCAGGACTTGGGCGCGGTGGCCATCGGCCCGGCGAGCAGCTCGGGCGCGCCGCGTGATCCCATGCGCTACGAGTTGGCGCCCGTCGGTTACGGAAGCGCCGCGAACTTTTACCTGTACGTCGATCACGCGAAATCCAGTTCGGATTCCACCGAGGCATCCGACGAAGCTCGACGAAACATCGAGGCGCAGGAAGTACGCGCCGACGCGGCGACTCTCGGTCCGCACGCGCACATCATCTATGCGGGGGATTGGAATCTGAACGGGGCTAGCGAGGCGGCCTATCAAACGCTCGTCGCGCCCGGCGCTGGGCAGGCGTTCGATCCCGTCAACCCGGCCGGCGATTGGTCAGGGGCTTCGAAGTTCGTGGGCATTTTCACCGAAAGTGCGACGGCACTACAGTACCGTGATGATCTGCAATTGATCAGCGGTCCCATGATGAACGAGTATGGCATGCAACAAGTGCCGGGGTCGTATACTGCCTTTGGCAATAATGGTACGACCGCATACCGGCATTCGGTGGCGGCCGCAGGCAACACGGCACTATCGGACCTGCCTAATCAATCGCTCGTGCTCTCGGCCCTGACGACGGCAACTGACCATTTGCCCGTGGTGGCCGACTACACGTTCCTGGGTGTGCCCGGCGACATCAATACCGACGGTATCGTGAACAGCCAGGACCTCGCCTTGGTGTCGAGCGATTGGCTGGTGAGCGGGACAGGCGTAACCGGCGACCTGAATGGCGACGGCATCGTCAATTCCCAGGATCTGGCCATCGTTTCATCGAACTGGGGGGCTACCTCGGATGCCGTATCAACGACCGGAGGAAGCACGAACGCCGCCGCCGTTCCCGAGCCGACAGGGCTCCTGACGTTCGCCTGCGGCGCCGTGATCGCGGCACTGGTGATGCGGTGGCATCGGGGCAAGGTTACTGCGAAATAA
- a CDS encoding DUF1559 domain-containing protein, protein MDNRMFPRRGFTLVELLVVIAIIGILIALLLPAVQMAREAARRSQCINNLKQIGVALANHESAVQTFPYGRKYPDLATKAGSTFKIPQTYPGGPNYNSVVQTAACQTGNVSVHVWLLPYMEQQTIYDQINMGIGWTDVMTIGGSQVNKNYAAFSQIINGFICPSDPNTGIMQSENNYRYNFGGSTPYAGGVSDAAQQTRTDVSLGNGAFTFGTAFRTGEFTDGLSNTAFFSERSKGSGQDMTQQLPTKYEVVDVFDSVPEGLAPVDTFFNTCLNYKPAISQYNFSSLGRWLQDANQSYTNGWPFAGYISTMYNHVAPPNWQGWDCAHDPIADTPGEPALVSARSDHPGVVNVCFGDGHVSSIANSVDLQVWRSLGTRNGGEPVAATP, encoded by the coding sequence ATGGACAATCGAATGTTTCCACGACGCGGTTTCACGCTCGTCGAACTACTAGTCGTGATCGCGATCATTGGCATTTTGATCGCGCTGTTGCTGCCCGCCGTGCAGATGGCTCGCGAGGCCGCGCGCCGCTCGCAATGCATTAATAACCTGAAACAAATCGGCGTGGCCCTGGCCAATCACGAAAGCGCGGTTCAAACGTTTCCCTATGGCCGCAAATATCCTGATCTGGCGACCAAGGCGGGGTCCACGTTCAAGATTCCACAGACATACCCCGGCGGCCCCAACTACAACAGTGTCGTGCAGACCGCCGCCTGTCAGACGGGCAATGTCTCGGTGCACGTATGGCTATTGCCCTACATGGAGCAGCAGACGATCTACGACCAGATCAACATGGGTATCGGATGGACCGACGTCATGACCATCGGCGGTAGCCAGGTCAACAAGAACTACGCCGCCTTTTCTCAGATCATCAACGGCTTCATCTGCCCGAGCGACCCCAACACCGGGATCATGCAATCGGAGAATAACTACCGCTACAACTTCGGGGGCTCGACTCCTTACGCCGGGGGGGTTAGCGACGCGGCCCAACAAACGCGCACCGATGTCAGCCTGGGTAATGGCGCGTTTACTTTTGGAACCGCCTTTCGCACCGGTGAGTTCACCGATGGCCTGTCGAATACGGCCTTCTTTTCCGAACGCTCCAAGGGGAGCGGGCAGGACATGACCCAGCAACTGCCCACCAAATATGAAGTAGTGGACGTCTTCGACAGCGTCCCCGAGGGACTCGCTCCTGTGGATACGTTCTTCAATACCTGCTTGAACTACAAGCCTGCGATCAGCCAATACAATTTCAGTTCGCTCGGACGATGGTTGCAGGACGCTAACCAAAGCTATACGAACGGCTGGCCGTTCGCTGGGTATATCTCCACGATGTACAACCATGTGGCCCCTCCTAATTGGCAGGGGTGGGATTGCGCCCACGATCCGATCGCCGATACGCCGGGCGAGCCGGCACTGGTTTCGGCGCGCAGCGACCACCCTGGCGTGGTCAATGTCTGTTTCGGAGATGGCCATGTGAGCAGCATAGCCAACAGCGTCGATTTGCAGGTCTGGCGCTCACTCGGCACGCGTAATGGCGGTGAGCCGGTCGCCGCTACGCCATGA
- a CDS encoding Calx-beta domain-containing protein has translation MARSFSLTRGKLAKKSQSNNKHRQCMLEPLERRELLTASGFVNGVGTEIEFTGPFSTFLPVGSGPNSYSGFSSFGVVEVPAASFGLNSGVSGVNSLSLNLYNTATSGKFAPTGGSFNVYFIPNDTTSLSDMRFGGPTGTKGGTQTDLAALGTTTGGASTLGVDSSDLVGTFTISSNLPAGYSEFDFNSLASGAQAGIASDINSGTNVRLAIVALDNNVKADWDGNATAKFPQVQLDVNEAPLVTFSSPSFSVNEADQNPGATTIATITVHRSGNPNSSLDINYQTSDGTAHAPGDYIPASGVLHWDAGDTSDKTFNVSFKDITTTDPSRSLNVTLSDHGGNPIAPVFPAGGATAPVTIVYKQAGQISIDQSSYSVNESAGTVTIKVDRSGANVNTATADVILSTASGLPYLSDPQNPQDAQAGRDFGTAGNSTAPTYPIHFAVGQTQASVTIPLINVTTFAGTRSFTATLSDVSTGTQIINGNSTITITDNAPANSQTPSGITSQTSGVETSGPFYVNNFMNLVSAPHAGFGFSTMPVMTFDSTSTVFGGGQISTVDSLKLSIYNIATTGSFAGTPGSFDVYLLTDDSVDDTALVYGGGTGATGSVVIGSQASPIFVGTANFTNNQVGYNDFVFDNLSAAVKNALTADYNSGGASLIRFAITPSQGSPVAADWEGNYLVNQPMLTLLTQTGSVASPPPTITSIVADGTSWSATALNALQTHGEGNGLGFSIPAGAAQSKPLPWGNVNQIQVQFSENVSVSQASLSLTGVHGAYTISNFSYNPATFTATWTLSSQIPADRLNLVIHASGAGAVTSTADGQALDGEWTNGASAFPSGDGTAGGDFNFGFNVLPGDANQDGIVNSQDLAAVSSNWLGTGPAGDVNADGIVNSQDLASMSSNWLSTLPAGAAQANAQSSGAQIASAVVSGQSGAVPNAALATVPASFIGPLPFAHLATFVGRIDAALPTGPVDRLFSQTGPTATPISTSSDSSASSSTAGTAIADELLLSSIDDELLSVIASGPRSGKGA, from the coding sequence ATGGCCCGATCGTTCAGTCTCACCCGCGGCAAATTGGCCAAGAAATCGCAGAGCAACAACAAGCATCGCCAGTGCATGCTGGAGCCGCTAGAGCGGCGCGAACTGTTGACAGCCTCGGGGTTTGTGAACGGCGTCGGCACCGAAATCGAATTCACCGGGCCCTTTAGCACTTTTTTGCCGGTCGGCAGCGGTCCCAATTCCTACAGCGGGTTTTCTTCGTTCGGAGTGGTGGAAGTCCCGGCCGCCAGTTTCGGCTTGAATTCGGGCGTCTCGGGCGTCAATAGCCTGAGCCTCAATCTCTACAACACTGCGACCTCCGGAAAATTTGCGCCGACCGGCGGTTCGTTCAATGTGTACTTCATTCCGAACGACACCACGTCGCTCAGCGACATGCGCTTCGGGGGGCCGACCGGTACCAAGGGGGGCACCCAGACGGATCTGGCCGCCCTGGGCACGACAACCGGCGGAGCTTCAACTCTGGGAGTTGATTCCTCGGATCTGGTCGGCACCTTCACGATCAGTTCCAACCTGCCGGCGGGTTATTCGGAGTTCGATTTCAACAGCCTGGCGAGCGGTGCGCAGGCCGGCATCGCCAGCGACATTAACAGCGGCACGAACGTTCGCCTGGCCATCGTCGCGCTCGACAACAATGTTAAAGCCGACTGGGACGGAAATGCCACCGCCAAGTTCCCCCAGGTGCAACTGGATGTGAACGAAGCGCCGCTCGTGACGTTCAGCTCACCCAGCTTCAGCGTGAACGAGGCGGACCAGAATCCCGGCGCCACAACAATTGCCACGATTACGGTTCACCGAAGCGGCAACCCGAACTCCTCGCTCGACATCAACTACCAGACCAGCGACGGCACCGCGCACGCTCCCGGCGATTACATTCCGGCCTCCGGAGTGCTGCATTGGGACGCGGGAGACACGAGCGACAAGACGTTCAACGTCAGCTTCAAGGACATCACCACGACCGATCCTAGCCGAAGCCTGAACGTAACCTTGAGCGACCACGGCGGAAACCCGATTGCGCCGGTGTTCCCGGCGGGCGGCGCCACGGCGCCCGTCACAATTGTTTACAAGCAGGCGGGCCAGATCTCGATTGATCAGAGCTCGTACAGCGTCAATGAATCCGCCGGCACCGTCACGATCAAGGTCGATCGATCGGGCGCGAACGTCAACACGGCGACGGCCGACGTGATCCTCAGCACCGCCAGCGGCCTTCCCTATTTGAGCGATCCGCAGAACCCTCAAGACGCCCAGGCAGGACGCGATTTCGGCACGGCCGGCAACAGCACCGCGCCCACGTACCCGATTCATTTCGCGGTGGGCCAGACGCAGGCGTCGGTGACGATACCGCTGATCAACGTGACGACCTTCGCCGGTACGCGGTCGTTCACGGCGACCTTGTCGGATGTGAGCACGGGCACCCAGATCATCAACGGGAACTCGACCATCACGATCACCGACAACGCTCCCGCCAATAGCCAGACGCCATCGGGTATCACCTCGCAAACCTCCGGCGTTGAAACCAGCGGCCCGTTCTATGTGAACAATTTCATGAACCTGGTCTCGGCTCCGCATGCGGGCTTCGGCTTTTCGACGATGCCGGTGATGACGTTCGATTCAACGTCGACGGTTTTCGGTGGTGGCCAGATTTCGACCGTCGACAGCCTCAAACTCAGCATCTACAACATCGCGACGACGGGCAGTTTCGCCGGCACGCCCGGTAGCTTCGACGTGTACTTGCTGACCGATGATTCCGTGGACGACACGGCTTTGGTCTATGGCGGCGGAACCGGCGCCACGGGTTCTGTTGTGATTGGCAGCCAGGCCAGCCCGATCTTCGTCGGAACGGCCAACTTCACGAACAACCAGGTGGGCTACAACGACTTCGTGTTCGACAACCTTTCGGCGGCTGTCAAAAATGCTCTGACAGCGGACTACAACTCAGGTGGCGCTTCGCTGATTCGGTTTGCGATCACGCCGTCGCAAGGAAGCCCTGTCGCGGCCGACTGGGAGGGCAACTACCTGGTCAATCAGCCGATGCTGACCTTGCTGACCCAGACGGGTTCTGTCGCGAGCCCGCCGCCCACGATTACCAGCATTGTCGCCGACGGCACGTCCTGGAGCGCGACCGCCTTGAACGCCCTGCAAACCCACGGCGAGGGGAACGGGCTCGGGTTCTCGATTCCGGCTGGCGCCGCGCAATCGAAACCTTTGCCTTGGGGCAACGTCAACCAGATCCAGGTTCAATTCAGCGAGAATGTCAGCGTCTCGCAAGCCAGCTTGAGCCTGACGGGCGTTCACGGCGCCTACACGATCAGCAACTTCAGCTACAATCCGGCGACTTTTACCGCCACCTGGACGCTGTCGAGTCAGATTCCGGCCGACCGGCTGAACCTGGTCATACACGCCAGTGGTGCGGGCGCGGTGACCAGCACTGCCGATGGCCAGGCCCTCGACGGTGAGTGGACCAACGGCGCCAGTGCGTTCCCCTCGGGCGACGGCACCGCCGGCGGAGACTTCAACTTCGGCTTCAATGTTCTGCCGGGCGACGCCAATCAAGACGGCATCGTCAACAGCCAGGATCTGGCGGCGGTCTCGTCGAACTGGCTCGGTACCGGTCCTGCCGGGGACGTCAATGCCGATGGCATCGTCAATAGCCAGGACCTGGCGTCCATGTCGTCGAATTGGCTCTCGACCTTGCCCGCCGGCGCTGCCCAGGCCAACGCCCAGTCTTCGGGCGCGCAAATCGCGAGTGCCGTCGTGAGCGGGCAAAGTGGCGCCGTTCCGAATGCCGCTTTGGCCACTGTGCCGGCGTCGTTCATCGGGCCGCTTCCGTTTGCGCATCTCGCGACGTTTGTCGGTCGCATTGACGCCGCGTTGCCGACGGGGCCGGTCGATCGCCTGTTCTCGCAAACGGGCCCCACGGCGACGCCGATCAGCACGTCGAGCGACAGTTCGGCGAGCTCGTCCACTGCCGGGACGGCGATTGCGGACGAGTTGTTGTTGTCGTCGATCGATGACGAATTGCTGAGTGTCATCGCCAGCGGGCCGCGGTCAGGAAAGGGCGCGTAA
- a CDS encoding S1/P1 nuclease: protein MRTGRIAVIFAALIVGSAIQAFAWSEAGHKIVTAIAFRQLSPQAQAKFGAILKRHPRYEEDFARHMPAEVAAGSPAMQNEWLLQQAAIWPDMARGLPDELKEKFNHPTWHYIDIPTFLSEADRTELEKNLSLNMSLDPPATAQRDMNAVQAIRLARKTLGAPPADEAEAAVWLCWLLHDIGDLHQPLHSTAMFSAALFPEGDKGGNSVPTQQGFNLHALWDEFLGDWTTFAAARQRAAELMADKRCADVGEAAAQQLDESIWLTESRNLAQSAVYTPEVLGYLRVQKPRENGYGPPPLRLSEEYLTGGVRIATDRVVQAGYRLGAVLESLTAE, encoded by the coding sequence ATGCGCACCGGCCGGATCGCGGTAATATTTGCGGCTCTTATCGTTGGCTCGGCGATCCAGGCGTTTGCTTGGAGTGAGGCAGGGCACAAGATCGTGACGGCCATTGCCTTCCGACAGCTCTCTCCGCAAGCACAGGCCAAATTCGGCGCAATCTTGAAACGTCACCCTCGGTACGAAGAAGATTTCGCGCGGCACATGCCGGCCGAAGTCGCCGCGGGATCGCCAGCCATGCAGAACGAGTGGCTCTTGCAACAGGCGGCAATCTGGCCTGACATGGCGCGAGGCCTGCCCGACGAACTAAAGGAGAAGTTCAACCACCCGACCTGGCACTACATCGATATTCCGACGTTTCTCAGCGAGGCCGACCGCACGGAGCTGGAAAAGAACCTCTCGCTAAACATGAGCCTCGATCCGCCGGCAACGGCCCAGCGCGACATGAACGCGGTACAAGCCATTCGCCTGGCGCGCAAAACACTCGGCGCTCCTCCGGCCGACGAAGCCGAGGCGGCTGTCTGGCTCTGTTGGCTGCTACACGATATTGGCGACCTGCACCAGCCGCTGCATTCGACGGCGATGTTTAGCGCCGCGCTTTTTCCCGAAGGGGACAAAGGAGGCAACTCGGTGCCCACGCAGCAGGGATTTAACCTGCATGCCCTGTGGGACGAGTTCCTGGGCGACTGGACCACGTTTGCCGCCGCCCGGCAGCGGGCCGCAGAGCTGATGGCCGACAAACGATGCGCGGATGTCGGCGAAGCGGCCGCCCAACAGCTCGACGAATCGATCTGGCTCACGGAAAGCCGTAACCTGGCACAATCCGCGGTTTACACGCCAGAAGTGCTCGGCTATCTGCGTGTACAAAAGCCACGCGAGAACGGCTACGGCCCGCCACCTTTGCGATTGAGCGAAGAATATCTGACCGGCGGCGTGCGGATTGCCACGGATCGAGTCGTGCAAGCCGGGTACCGCTTGGGCGCTGTACTCGAGTCGCTGACCGCCGAGTAG
- the nrdR gene encoding transcriptional regulator NrdR — MKCPFCRVDNDRVTDSRASEDGFAIRRRRECVNCHRRYTTYERIEEQAIKVVKKDGVRVPYERDKIKRGLEKACWKRPIRDDQIEAVVAAIESDVFANFESEVDSRYLGELAMQHLRQLDQVAYVRFASVYRDFEDVRDFVEELQPMLDKTDPAR; from the coding sequence ATGAAGTGCCCCTTCTGCCGCGTCGATAACGACCGCGTCACCGATTCCCGCGCGAGCGAAGACGGCTTTGCGATTCGCCGCCGTCGCGAGTGCGTCAACTGTCATCGCCGCTACACGACCTACGAGCGCATCGAAGAACAAGCGATCAAGGTCGTGAAGAAAGACGGCGTCCGCGTTCCCTACGAGCGCGACAAGATCAAGCGTGGCCTGGAAAAGGCGTGCTGGAAGCGGCCGATTCGAGACGATCAGATCGAAGCCGTGGTTGCGGCGATCGAATCGGACGTGTTCGCCAACTTCGAGTCCGAGGTCGACAGCCGCTATCTGGGCGAATTGGCGATGCAGCACCTGCGGCAACTGGATCAGGTCGCGTACGTGCGGTTCGCCAGCGTTTATCGCGACTTCGAAGACGTACGCGACTTCGTCGAGGAATTGCAGCCGATGTTGGACAAGACCGATCCGGCGCGCTGA
- the rpoN gene encoding RNA polymerase factor sigma-54, translating into MRLSFGQEMKLVQKQILAPRMIQSMEILQLPIMELQERIEQEIAENPCLDKLENDPDLPDETSEEVENPDAPTSEERELVVDETKNNQEDFERLLNLGEDWPDTFDERPRTSSTRMEEESNRKHDAIANMVSRPQTLQDYLCDQLSWFELDAATRQMAERIIYSLDANGWLRGQLEDLIDPNGGPEQLALAKRALAVVQKLDPPGIGAHDLRECLLLQLKPGMHCYEQLRTLISGHLEDIEHNRWPVIQRRTGYSMELIQETLHELRKLNPKPGADFGEVPAPTVTPDVFIDVVEGGRYKVRLEDGRTPSLFISPYYRKLLMKEDATDAEKEWIKRKINSAQWLIESIEQRRNTLTRVAQAIVDHQTEFLNKGPEFIEPLKMQQIADKVGVHVTTVSRAVDDKWIQTPRGIFPLKRFFGGGTVSADGEEVAWDAVRLKLQEIVDGESKQHPYSDDELVKELEKHGLSVARRTVTKYRKAMKIPSSRQRRDWTITPGSAPAPGHADSHNGMGAQAGGHVEQPHLARGQLPDDPADDE; encoded by the coding sequence ATGCGTTTGTCGTTCGGCCAAGAAATGAAGCTCGTCCAGAAGCAGATTCTGGCGCCGCGGATGATCCAGTCGATGGAGATTCTGCAGCTGCCGATCATGGAGCTGCAGGAGCGCATCGAGCAAGAGATCGCCGAGAATCCCTGCCTCGACAAGCTGGAGAACGATCCGGACCTTCCCGATGAAACCAGCGAAGAGGTCGAGAACCCTGATGCACCCACCTCGGAAGAGCGCGAGTTGGTCGTCGATGAAACGAAGAACAATCAGGAAGACTTCGAACGGCTGCTGAATCTGGGCGAGGATTGGCCCGACACGTTCGACGAGCGTCCGCGCACCTCCAGCACGCGCATGGAGGAAGAGTCGAATCGTAAGCACGACGCGATCGCCAACATGGTGTCGCGGCCGCAAACGCTGCAGGACTACCTGTGCGATCAGTTGAGCTGGTTCGAACTCGACGCCGCCACGCGGCAGATGGCCGAACGAATCATCTACAGTCTGGACGCCAATGGCTGGTTGCGCGGACAACTGGAAGACCTGATCGATCCCAACGGCGGGCCGGAGCAGTTGGCCCTGGCCAAGCGCGCCTTGGCCGTCGTGCAAAAGCTCGATCCGCCGGGGATCGGTGCCCACGATTTGCGCGAATGCCTGCTGTTGCAACTGAAGCCCGGCATGCACTGCTACGAGCAGCTGCGCACCCTGATTTCCGGGCACTTGGAGGATATCGAGCACAATCGCTGGCCCGTCATCCAGCGGCGTACCGGCTATTCGATGGAATTGATTCAAGAGACGCTGCACGAGCTGCGCAAGCTGAATCCCAAGCCGGGGGCGGATTTTGGCGAAGTACCGGCGCCGACCGTCACTCCGGACGTGTTTATCGACGTCGTCGAGGGGGGGCGCTACAAGGTGCGGCTCGAGGACGGCCGCACGCCTAGCTTGTTCATCAGCCCTTATTATCGCAAGCTGCTGATGAAAGAGGACGCGACGGACGCGGAGAAGGAATGGATCAAGCGGAAGATCAACTCCGCGCAATGGCTGATCGAGTCGATCGAGCAGCGCCGCAACACGCTGACGCGCGTGGCGCAGGCCATCGTCGATCATCAAACCGAGTTCCTCAACAAAGGTCCGGAGTTCATCGAGCCTTTGAAGATGCAGCAAATCGCCGACAAGGTCGGCGTACACGTTACCACGGTCAGTCGCGCCGTGGACGACAAGTGGATCCAGACGCCGCGCGGCATCTTCCCCTTGAAGCGGTTTTTTGGCGGTGGCACCGTCAGTGCCGATGGCGAGGAAGTGGCGTGGGACGCCGTGCGGCTGAAGCTGCAAGAGATCGTCGACGGCGAGAGCAAGCAGCATCCCTACAGCGACGATGAGCTGGTCAAGGAGCTGGAGAAGCACGGCCTGTCCGTGGCGCGCCGCACCGTCACGAAGTATCGCAAGGCGATGAAGATTCCCAGCTCGCGGCAACGTCGCGATTGGACGATCACGCCGGGGAGCGCTCCGGCGCCGGGCCATGCGGACTCGCATAATGGCATGGGCGCGCAGGCCGGCGGACATGTCGAACAGCCGCACCTCGCGCGAGGTCAATTGCCAGACGACCCGGCCGATGACGAATGA
- the recR gene encoding recombination mediator RecR, whose protein sequence is MPQLTESVSRLVQEFSRLPGIGKKTAERLTYHVLRVSKSEALGLADAIRNVKENVHYCKVCYNLAEGDLCEICRDPRRDQKQLCVVEQPRDLMALEQAGAYRGLYHVLLGRVAPLEGVGPDQLTIDALVERVRTGAFREVIMGTNPTLEGDGTALLISNRLAEYGVEITKLARGITTGSVLEFANKEILADALSGRQKF, encoded by the coding sequence GTGCCGCAATTGACGGAATCGGTGAGCCGGCTGGTGCAGGAGTTCTCGCGCTTGCCGGGAATCGGCAAGAAGACCGCGGAGCGACTGACCTACCACGTGCTGCGAGTGAGCAAGTCGGAAGCATTGGGATTGGCCGATGCGATTCGGAATGTCAAGGAAAACGTCCACTACTGCAAGGTTTGCTATAATCTGGCCGAGGGAGACCTGTGCGAGATCTGCCGTGATCCGCGCCGCGATCAAAAGCAGTTGTGCGTGGTCGAGCAACCGCGCGATTTGATGGCCCTCGAACAAGCAGGAGCCTATCGCGGGTTGTATCACGTGCTTTTGGGGCGCGTGGCGCCACTGGAGGGCGTCGGACCTGATCAACTGACGATCGACGCACTGGTCGAAAGGGTCCGAACGGGAGCGTTTCGCGAGGTCATCATGGGAACCAATCCCACGCTGGAAGGAGACGGGACGGCGCTGTTGATTTCCAACCGCCTGGCCGAGTATGGCGTGGAAATCACGAAGCTGGCCCGGGGGATCACGACGGGCAGCGTGCTAGAATTTGCTAACAAGGAGATTTTGGCGGACGCGCTTTCGGGCCGGCAGAAGTTTTGA
- a CDS encoding YbaB/EbfC family nucleoid-associated protein, giving the protein MFGQLGNLASMIRQAQQIGGRLEGLNETLRAKRANGSAGGGLVEVEVNGLQEVLACRIDPGLFAQGDRELIEDLVRGATNDAIAKARQFHADAMKELMGGADLPGLNEALAKLTGGGAANG; this is encoded by the coding sequence GTGTTCGGCCAACTTGGCAACCTGGCGTCGATGATTCGCCAGGCCCAGCAGATCGGCGGCAGGCTCGAAGGCTTGAATGAGACACTGCGCGCGAAGCGCGCCAATGGCAGCGCCGGTGGCGGGCTGGTGGAAGTCGAGGTCAATGGCCTGCAAGAGGTCCTCGCCTGTCGGATCGATCCGGGGCTGTTCGCCCAGGGCGATCGCGAGCTGATCGAAGATCTGGTGCGCGGCGCCACGAACGACGCGATCGCAAAAGCGCGCCAGTTTCATGCGGACGCCATGAAGGAATTGATGGGGGGCGCCGACCTGCCGGGGCTTAACGAGGCGCTGGCGAAGTTGACGGGGGGCGGAGCAGCAAACGGATAA